From Callospermophilus lateralis isolate mCalLat2 chromosome 5, mCalLat2.hap1, whole genome shotgun sequence, a single genomic window includes:
- the LOC143400194 gene encoding olfactory receptor 2T33-like, which yields MENSTDPMAMNFILLGLFDYTKTHRVLFSLVFMTFIASLVGNALMILLIHTDPRLHTPMYFLLSQLSLMDLMLVSTIIPKMAASYLLNSRSISPAGCVSQIFLLLTLGGGECFLLAAMSYDRYVAICHPLRYHVLMSHKLCSQLIAGSWLLGGIDGLMQASATLSFPYCHSRVIDHFFCEAPSLMRLVCADTTVFEFFMYICCILMLLIPLSLIVVSYSLILAAVLRMHSAAARKKALTTCSSHLVVVGMFYGTLMVIYMRPRSYHSVGHSKVVSAFYTIFTPVLNPLIYSVRNKDVKGAFRNWLGKTHAM from the coding sequence ATGGAGAACTCCACTGACCCCATGGCGATGAACTTCATTCTCCTGGGGCTCTTTGACTACACAAAGACCCATCGAGTCCTGTTTTCTCTGGTGTTCATGACCTTCATCGCCTCCCTGGTGGGCAATGCCCTGATGATTCTGCTCATCCACACAGACCCCAGactccacacccccatgtacttcctGCTCAGCCAACTCTCCCTCATGGACTTGATGCTGGTCTCCACCATCATCCCCAAAATGGCAGCCAGCTACCTGCTGAACTCCAGGTCTATCTCTCCTGCTGGCTGTGTTTCCCAGATCTTCTTGTTACTCactctgggagggggagagtgcttcctcctggcagccatgtcctatgaccgctatgtggccataTGCCACCCATTGCGCTACCATGTTCTCATGAGCCACAAGCTGTGTTCTCAACTGATAGCAGGCTCCTGGCTTTTGGGAGGAATTGATGGGCTGATGCAAGCCAGTGCCACTCTGAGCTTCCCCTACTGCCACTCCAGGGTGATAGACCACTTCTTCTGTGAGGCACCTTCGTTGATGCGCCTTGTCTGTGCGGACACCACTGTTTTTGAGTTTTTCATGTACATCTGTTGCATCCTGATGCTCTTGATCCCTCTGTCTCTCATTGTGGTCTCATACAGTCTCATCCTGGCTGCTGTGTTAAGAATGCATTCTGCTGCAGCCAGAAAGAAAGCCTTAACCACCTGCTCCTCTCATCTGGTTGTGGTAGGGATGTTCTATGGCACCCTCATGGTCATTTACATGAGACCCAGGTCCTACCACTCAGTGGGCCACAGCAAAGTAGTCTCTGCATTTTACACCATCTTTACTCCTGTGCTGAACCCCCTCATCTacagtgtgaggaataaagatgtcAAGGGGGCCTTCAGAAATTGGCTGGGCAAGACACATGCTATGTGA